Genomic window (Sulfurimonas sp.):
TGCTATAAATATGGCAGAGTATTTAGATAAAAAAGTGCCTTTAGAAAAAGGGCGAGTTAGAATGTATTGGTCGGCTTGTGTTAAAGGTTGTGGCATTCACGGTTTAGGTGATATTGGTTTTGAAGGTTGTAAAAGCAAAGTAAATGGACAAACTGAGGGAGGTGTAAATATTTCTCTTGGTGGTAGGCTTATAAGTGAGGGTGTTGAGGGTTATACAGTTTTAAAATCAGCACCTCTTAGATATGCGCATCTATTTGTGGAGAGTTTGATGTTAGAGTATAAAAAGCATAAAAAAGATAGTGATAATTTTGAAGATTTTCACTCTAGAATTTTAGAACAATATACCTCTGCTTTTATAGGTTTTATGATGAAACTCGGAGCTTATTTGAGAAAAAATAATATAGAAGTAGATTTTGGTTTTAATGCAAAAACAAATACTGGAAAAAATGAAGAATTTGAACTCTTTGAGATAGGTCGAAGACTTTATTATGCTCTTAGTAAAAAAGAGGCTTATTCTGTTTATGACAGGTTTACAAATGTATTAAAAAAAGAAAAACTTCAGGATATACGAGCTTTAGTTGAGGGTATAGATGAAAACTTAGCTCAGATGCTAGAGAAGATTTTAGATTCAAAAGAGCAAAATAGGGCAGTTGTTTTTTCTGAAATAGAGTCTTTAATAAGTTTATAAGACTTTTTTATAGATTCCAAATTTAAGACTTTGTAGATGCTTGTGAGGATGAATGTGGTCTGCATGACCTTTTATATAGATTCCATCAGGTTTTAAAAGATTTATGATGATATTTAGAGCTTCTAAGCGTTTTTCATTATCAAAATAAATGAACATATTTCTCGATAAAACGATATCAAACTTATTTATTTCATTGTGTAAATCAAAGATATTATTTTGTTTAAAATTTGCTTGATTTTTTATAAATGGAGATATTTTGTAAGAGTTATTTTCATCTATATTAAAATATTTTGCTTTTAGATTTGCATTAAGCTTATGTAGAGGTCTTTTTTTATAACTAGCATTTCGGGCCTTTTTAATTGCAGAAGAATTTATATCATAACCAGTGATTTGTATCTTTTTTAAATCCACTCCAGCTTCATTTAACAGGATAAGAATAGAATAAACTTCTTCCCCACTTGAACTTGGTATAGAAAGAATTTTTAAGTTATGAGATGATCTTTTTATGTAAGATACTAGCCACTTCAACTCTTTTTCTTCTCTTAAAAAGTATGTTTCATTTACGGTTACTATATTCATAACATCTTGATAAAACTTATCATTGCTTTTCATCATTTGTAAAAAATGAGCAGTTATATGAATGTTTTGCTCATCTGCAAATTTTTGAAGTATAGAAGATGATAAGGCTCTTGTATCCAAATCTGCGATGCCACTTTTTTCATAAATATAGTTAGTTACTTGCTTAAAATGAGAAAAATCATTTACAATAGGAGTTACTTCTTCGTGTATATTTTGATTTGTATTATTAATAGACAACCAATTAAAAAGACCCATTTATAACTCTTTAAAGCATGTTTGGATTTGTGAAAGTGTTTTTACTTCATCAACGATGCCACTCTCTTTAGCATCTATGGAATTTTGTAAATCTTTTATAAAAAATGGTAAAATTTCTTCTTTCATATGTTGAACTATGACAACTATACTAGAGAGCGAAATTATATTTGCTAGAATTTTTTTGATTTGTGAAGGACCTCCTGTTGAGGCCCCGATTAAGACTATCTTTTTTTTCAAGTTTTGTATGAAGATAAAAGACTGCTAAGTTTTGCTGTCATAGAAGATAGATGATCAGAAGCAGATGCTATCTCTTCAACACTTCTTGCATTTGAAACAGAAAGCTCATTTACTACTTCAACTTTATCTATCATGTGTTGAACCGTAATACCATTTTCTTCATAACCTATAACCATTTTGTCAACTTTTCTAACTGCTACATCCATTACTTTAACACTACTAGCTATTTCACTTTGAACTGTGTTTGCATTCACGGATAACTTTTCTATCTCAATCGCATTAGATGAAATAGCGTCACTAGCATCTGTAATGGACTGAACAATCACGCTAATTGTAGCATTGATTTCAGAAAGTGATTTTTGAGTTCTTTCTGCTAGTTTTCTTACTTCATCAGCAACAACAGCAAACCCGCGACCATGTTCACCCGCACGAGCCGCTTCTATGGCAGCATTTAATGCTAGAAGATTAGTTTGGTCAGCAATATCGCCTATAACTTCTAAAACAACTTTAACCTGTCCAGCATCTGAACTTAGGTGTTGAAGTTTATCTGCTAGTTCTGCTTCAGCGTCACTGCGAACACCAATTTCTTCAGATAGAGATATGATGAGTTTGTTAGAATTTGAAAGAGTTATTTCTGCTCCATCAAGCTCATTTTTTGTTTCTTTTGCACTATTAATAGAAGCATGAAGAACTTCTTGAAGCTCTTTACCTTGGGTGCTTACTTCATTTACGATTTTGGATTCTTCTTCAGCTTTTTGACCGATTTGAAGAGAAGTTCTTGCTAACTCTTCACTTACAGATGAGTTTTCTGTACTTGTTGTTTTTGCTTGGATTATGGTACTTTGAACTTTCTTTATGAAGCCATTTATATATTGACTTACTTTAGCTATCTCATTGTTTCCTGTTATATGAAGTCTTTGAGTTAAGTCACCTTCACCTTCAGCCAAATCTTTCGCTCTATCTTCTAACTCTTTTAAAGGTCGAACAAGTGTTATTTTGAGTAAAAAAGATGAGATTGCTATAACTATAACAAGTATGATTGCTGAAGATATTGCCATTTTATTTCTAAAATCATTTGGAGAAATCATAACTTCTACCTCATCTATTTCGCTTAAAATTGCCCATTTTAAATCTTGACCAATTTTTAGTGGGGCATAAGCAGATAAAACAGAGTTACCATTATAGTCTATGGCTAAATCAATCCCTGTTAAACCTTGAAGCGCTTTGTTTGAAAGTTCTGTATCAACTGTACCCGTAGATGGATTTGCAAAAGAAGCTTTTATAGAGTGAGCTTTTGGGCTTAAGAAACTATCACTTCTCATAAGTTTATCTGGACCAACTAAATAATCTTCTTGAGATTTCCCATAACCTGTACGAAACTGCATGATTCTGTCTATAGACGCATCTGAGATTTGTAAAACTAAAATAGATTTCAACTCTCCATTTATGTAGATAGGAGTACCTAAAAACATTTCTGGAGCATTTGCACTTGGAGCATAAGGAGCCATATCTACAAAGACAGGTCGTTTAAGCTCTTTTACTTTTTTCCAAACTTCTGCTAGTCCAGAATCTTTTAAACTTCCACTTCCAAGATTTGCTCCATAATCAGACTCTTTAGCTTGGCTGTACATAACATGACCATGTTCTGCGCAGATGATAAAAATATCATAGTATCCAGACTCTTTTGCATAAAACTGAAAAAATTCATCTTCATTTGCAGAGTGCTTTTGAACCACCTCACTTGAAATAGGGTAATTGCCTGTTGCTTTTACATTCTCTATATTGAGTAACTCTTGAGTAAGCCCAAGAACATTAGCATTTTTTGCTAAAATAGCTATATCGCTAGCGCATTCTTTAAAAAAGACCTCTATTTGTGTAGTTTTTGATTCTCTTATTGAAACTAATTTATCGTAACTCTCTTTTAGTAAAACTTTTCTACTATCTGTTGAAACAATATATGTTGTAACAACTGCCATTAACAAAATAGAACCAAAAAGAAGCCCTAGGTTTTTTGTTTTTATTGTAACATCTGTAATATTAGACATAACCTTCCTTAAAAATGATTTTTAACAATCGTAATTTACTCTTTACTTACTTAATTTTTGTTAAATACCTTTTATTTTATTTTTAAAGCAAAACAAAAGAGATTTTTAAGTATAATTCACGAATTTTAAAAGAGATAAAAAGGTTTAGAGCATGGCTAAAAAACGAGTATTGGTTAAGTTTTCAGGTGAAGCTTTAGCGGGTGAAGCAGGTCATGGAATTGATACACAAATTTTAAATTATATTTCTCAAGAAATAAAATCACTTGTAGATGCTGATATTGAAGTCGGCATAGTTATTGGTGGTGGTAATATTATTCGTGGTGTTACTGCTGCAAAAGATGGAATCATCAAAAGAACAAGTGCAGATTATATGGGAATGTTAGCAACGGTCATAAATGCTGTTGCTATGCAAGAAGCTTGTGAGCATGCAGGTCTAGATGCAAGACTTCAAACTGCTATAAAAATGGAACAAATCGCAGAGCCTTACATAAACCGTAGAGCAGTTCGTCACTTAGAAAAAGGTCGCGTTGTTATCTTTGGTGCAGGAACTGGTAATCCATTTTTTACAACTGATACAGCAGCAACCCTAAGAGCGATTGAAATTGGTGCAGAAGTTATTATTAAAGCGACAAAAGTAGATGGAGTTTATGACAGAGATCCAGTAAAATTTAGCGACGCTGTAAAACTTCCAGAAATTACTTATGAAGAAGCACTTTCAGAGCATATAAAAGTTATGGATGATACTTCAATAGCTTTAGCAAAAGACAATAATCTACCAATCATAGTTTGTGATATGAATAAAAAAGGCAATATTTTAGAGATAATAAACGGCAATTTAGAAAACTGCTCAATAGTAAAAAATAAAGGAAAGAAATAGAATGAAAATAGAAAAACTAACAGCAAAAATTTTAGATGAGAACCCAAACATGGATAATTATCAACTAGCAATAGCGGTAGCAAAAAGAACAGATGAACTTTTAAATGGTGCAATAAGTAAGTTAAATATTGATACAAAAAGCATAAAAGCCGCAGATTTGGCAATAATGGAAATAGCACAAGGCCTTGTACGAGTTAAAGGCTTTATTGATATCGAAAAATAAGCCTACTAACAGATGAGTCAACTAAATATTGCAAAAATCAGGCATCTACATGATGTTGACTCAGCGCAAGAGTTTCTATTTACTCAAATAGATGAAAGTGAAAAACTACACGAAGCATTAAAATACGCAAAAATCGCACATGAACATCAAATAAGAAAGAGTGGAGAACCTTATATAATCCACCCTATCTTAGTAGCATCTATCGTTTCTTCCATAACAAATGATGAAGCGATGGCGATTGCTGCTTTACTTCATGATGTTGTTGAAGATACAGATATTAGTATTGAGAAAATTGTTGAAGTATTTGGTAGTGATGTTGCTCATTTAGTTGAAGGTTTGACTAAGATAGATACTATTCGTGATTCTGAATTAATCCCATCAAACTCAAATGAAAGACTTGTGGTTTCTGCTTTGTCATTTCGTAAAATGCTCATAGCAAGTATAGAAGATGTTAGAGTTTTAGTAGTAAAATTATGTGATAGACTTCACAATATGCTTACTCTAGATGCCTTACCAGAACATAAACAGATGAGAATTGCAGAAGAAACACTTGTTGTTTATGCTCCTATTGCCCATCGTTTGGGGATTAGTTTTTTAAAAAATATGCTTGAAGATATGAGTTTTTCATACCTTTTTAAAGAAGACAAGCATCATATTGATAATTATCTTGACACAAACTATCATGCCTTAGAGATGAAATTAAATGATTTTAAAGAAAAAATTCATAAACTTTTATCTAAAAATGGTTTTTGTGAAGATGATTTTGAAATACTCTCTCGTGTAAAACATTCTTACTCTATTTACTTAAAAATGCAAAGAAAAGGTGTAAGTATAGATGAGGTTCTTGACCTGTTAGCCATTAGAATATTAACTTCTGACCCTGTTAAATGTTATAGTATTTTAGGACTTATTCACTTAGAGTTTCAACCACTATCTTCAAGGTTTAAAGATTACATAGCCGTTGCTAAAGACAATGGTTATCAAACTATCCATACCACAGTTTTTTTTAATACAGCAATTTTTGAAGTTCAAATAAGAACCTTTGATATGCATCAAACTGCTGAACTTGGAGTGGCTGCACATTGGAAATATAAAAGCGGTGGCAACAATGTTAAACTTGACTGGTTACAAAATCTAGACTTTCAAAATGAGTCAAATAACTCAGCTGAAGATATTTATGCTTTAATGAAAAATGATTTATACTCTGAAGATATAGGTGTTTTTTCTCCAAAAGGAGAGCCTTTTACCCTTCCTAGAGCCGCTGTTGCCCTTGACTATGCTTATGCTGTTCATACAGCAGTTGGAAACAAGGCCGTTTCTGCTTTGATAAACAAAGAAAAACAACCACTTTTAAGTAAGCTTAAAAATGGTGATATTATTCAGATAATCACAGCAGATGAAATTATCACAAGATGTAGTTGGATAGATGCTGTTAAAACTTCAAAAGCAAAGACAAATATGCAATTTAACTGTAACGCAAGAATCAAAGATATAAATATAAAGGCTAGTATAAATATTGTAGCAACTGCTATGAACTTGAAATATAATAGAGTTCAAGAATGGTTTAATAAAAATACTTATGAAAAGAAAATTGGTTTATCTTTTGAGGTTGATTTTTTTCGTGACATTATTCATAAGTATATTTTAGAGATAGGAAA
Coding sequences:
- a CDS encoding CheR family methyltransferase gives rise to the protein MGLFNWLSINNTNQNIHEEVTPIVNDFSHFKQVTNYIYEKSGIADLDTRALSSSILQKFADEQNIHITAHFLQMMKSNDKFYQDVMNIVTVNETYFLREEKELKWLVSYIKRSSHNLKILSIPSSSGEEVYSILILLNEAGVDLKKIQITGYDINSSAIKKARNASYKKRPLHKLNANLKAKYFNIDENNSYKISPFIKNQANFKQNNIFDLHNEINKFDIVLSRNMFIYFDNEKRLEALNIIINLLKPDGIYIKGHADHIHPHKHLQSLKFGIYKKVL
- a CDS encoding chemotaxis protein CheB is translated as MKKKIVLIGASTGGPSQIKKILANIISLSSIVVIVQHMKEEILPFFIKDLQNSIDAKESGIVDEVKTLSQIQTCFKEL
- the pyrH gene encoding UMP kinase, coding for MAKKRVLVKFSGEALAGEAGHGIDTQILNYISQEIKSLVDADIEVGIVIGGGNIIRGVTAAKDGIIKRTSADYMGMLATVINAVAMQEACEHAGLDARLQTAIKMEQIAEPYINRRAVRHLEKGRVVIFGAGTGNPFFTTDTAATLRAIEIGAEVIIKATKVDGVYDRDPVKFSDAVKLPEITYEEALSEHIKVMDDTSIALAKDNNLPIIVCDMNKKGNILEIINGNLENCSIVKNKGKK
- a CDS encoding DNA-directed RNA polymerase subunit omega, whose protein sequence is MKIEKLTAKILDENPNMDNYQLAIAVAKRTDELLNGAISKLNIDTKSIKAADLAIMEIAQGLVRVKGFIDIEK
- a CDS encoding RelA/SpoT family protein, with product MSQLNIAKIRHLHDVDSAQEFLFTQIDESEKLHEALKYAKIAHEHQIRKSGEPYIIHPILVASIVSSITNDEAMAIAALLHDVVEDTDISIEKIVEVFGSDVAHLVEGLTKIDTIRDSELIPSNSNERLVVSALSFRKMLIASIEDVRVLVVKLCDRLHNMLTLDALPEHKQMRIAEETLVVYAPIAHRLGISFLKNMLEDMSFSYLFKEDKHHIDNYLDTNYHALEMKLNDFKEKIHKLLSKNGFCEDDFEILSRVKHSYSIYLKMQRKGVSIDEVLDLLAIRILTSDPVKCYSILGLIHLEFQPLSSRFKDYIAVAKDNGYQTIHTTVFFNTAIFEVQIRTFDMHQTAELGVAAHWKYKSGGNNVKLDWLQNLDFQNESNNSAEDIYALMKNDLYSEDIGVFSPKGEPFTLPRAAVALDYAYAVHTAVGNKAVSALINKEKQPLLSKLKNGDIIQIITADEIITRCSWIDAVKTSKAKTNMQFNCNARIKDINIKASINIVATAMNLKYNRVQEWFNKNTYEKKIGLSFEVDFFRDIIHKYILEIGKTSRFKRFLSRHRFKLRAYSFRSIELFSASYINGVVFDYCCHPKSGDEIIGFSEKLKVHVHHKMCKSATKKLEANEPMILVKWEQQNIYNYNLIISLHSGKGTLADFLNFLVRLNIDINSIELGKNNSESTRYCELGFESKESSIAALRLKMEQKVKVIYLIRTDDAYK